A single genomic interval of Sphingobacteriales bacterium harbors:
- a CDS encoding DUF1801 domain-containing protein, with the protein MAKTNYQTINDYHEVFPAEIAARMQTIREMVHKIAPNVQEIISYQIPAFQLHNKYKLIYYCAFTKHLTLSSPWSKAFLKEFEEPLKAYKVSKAAIQIPHNQTLPIELIEKILKFRKAELEAMAN; encoded by the coding sequence ATGGCCAAAACAAACTACCAAACCATCAACGATTACCACGAGGTTTTTCCGGCTGAAATTGCCGCGCGCATGCAAACAATCCGCGAAATGGTTCATAAAATTGCCCCTAATGTGCAAGAAATTATCAGCTATCAAATACCGGCATTTCAATTACACAACAAGTATAAATTAATTTACTATTGTGCATTTACCAAACATTTAACCTTATCAAGTCCTTGGAGTAAGGCTTTTTTAAAAGAGTTTGAAGAGCCACTAAAAGCCTATAAAGTTTCGAAGGCGGCAATTCAAATACCACACAACCAAACACTGCCGATTGAGTTGATAGAAAAAATTTTGAAATTCAGAAAAGCCGAACTTGAAGCAATGGCAAACTAA
- a CDS encoding VOC family protein encodes MNIQKITPCLWVEKDAKAVAQYYLSIFKGGKLKDYRLYDKLSDGQDMPHGSFDTAVIEIAGVEFSILAAGPLFKFNEAISFVVNCKDQQEVDYYWEALTANGGEEGPCGWCKDKYGLSWQVVPVEYFELINSNDPIVRDKALLNTFEQKKIILAALK; translated from the coding sequence ATGAACATTCAGAAAATTACACCGTGTTTGTGGGTCGAAAAAGATGCCAAGGCAGTAGCCCAATATTACCTTTCAATTTTTAAAGGCGGCAAATTAAAAGATTACCGCTTATACGACAAATTGTCGGATGGACAAGACATGCCCCACGGTAGTTTTGATACCGCAGTAATAGAAATTGCCGGAGTAGAATTTAGTATTTTGGCAGCCGGGCCTTTGTTTAAATTTAACGAAGCTATTTCATTTGTTGTTAATTGCAAAGACCAGCAAGAAGTGGATTATTACTGGGAAGCCCTTACTGCCAACGGCGGCGAAGAAGGCCCCTGCGGTTGGTGTAAAGACAAATATGGCTTGTCGTGGCAAGTGGTGCCTGTTGAATACTTCGAGCTTATTAACAGCAACGACCCTATAGTCAGAGATAAAGCGCTGCTCAATACATTTGAACAAAAAAAGATAATCCTTGCAGCGCTTAAATAA
- a CDS encoding carboxypeptidase regulatory-like domain-containing protein, whose amino-acid sequence MNSLRHIAMAFALVLLAGFALQAQDGKLKKANELYDGYSFPEAAEAYKKILSKEDLPEAKIKLAECYRLMNMPVEAEYWYEQVVQLAEAEPIHRYHYGMMLKSNNKFEEAKQAFIEYAQLVPTDTRGIRQVEACDQFNYFMTDPGIYNITLTNINSAQADFGPAFYKEGIVYASETGVRFNVEYNWRERPFLDLFYAQLENQENPAEFKKGENFKGQVNTWVHEGTVTFTEDGQTMYFCRNNFEKGKLGYDKVGGDVGYNVKDAMKTVKLQIFESKLKGEKWEEVKGLPFNSDQYSVGHPALSPDGQALYFISDMPGGYGMTDVYVAYKNGDSWGTPENLGPEINTEGREMFPFISADGALYFSSDALPGLGGLDIFSTKLQPDGTWSAAENLRYPVNTNSDDFAFIINKENERGYFSSNRPGGAGDDDIYTFTRLSNIMTGIVVDCETGDLINGALVKLMEGEKIMQKAKTQANGMFTFPLQPGKSYTVVATKAGYDEGKEEIKVDTKGRQIELKIPICPEGAGKNCIIVGKVFDKETKEPVDKATVKLVNSKTNDELTFVTGADGTYTFNVESETDYTVYAQKDKYFTVTKTVSTIGKKCSAKDPITVEDIEITKMPPVVPDPNSPDGTKQTPDGTKYIPIDGSSLPPIIDNGQYNPILGDALNHIYYDFDKHYIRKDARPELDKVVKFMYDNPALVVELRAHTDSRGSHEYNQALSDRRAASARSYITKRGISNDRLNSQGYGETQLTNECADGVNCNNAKHQDNRRTEFVLLGVVPGLQGNMSVPRYYYETDKHRGKNYYKNGNGSYSGGETGYNESNSSSSSYTSSSTSSPSGNITYSSGSTYYDNSSMNTGSTYSSGSSYSSEATTGNYTGNTGTTSSGNLFYQGSTGSGKTLDCCYTPATGGYSSGPATSGIEYKIQLDVQSSPNMGNYSTLSDLGTLIAEPGANGMQRVMLSGYKSQADVEAALMQVHSREFKDAFIATYQNGMRVGQ is encoded by the coding sequence ATGAACTCTCTTCGCCACATAGCGATGGCTTTTGCCCTTGTTTTGCTTGCAGGTTTTGCCCTACAAGCGCAAGATGGCAAACTAAAAAAGGCCAACGAACTGTACGACGGCTATTCGTTTCCCGAAGCTGCCGAGGCGTACAAGAAAATTTTGTCGAAAGAAGACCTGCCCGAAGCAAAAATTAAATTAGCCGAATGTTACCGGCTGATGAATATGCCCGTTGAGGCCGAATATTGGTACGAACAAGTTGTACAATTAGCCGAAGCCGAACCCATTCACCGCTACCATTACGGCATGATGCTAAAATCTAACAACAAATTTGAAGAAGCAAAACAGGCTTTCATTGAATACGCTCAATTGGTGCCTACCGACACCCGCGGCATCAGGCAGGTTGAGGCTTGCGACCAATTTAATTACTTTATGACCGACCCCGGCATTTATAATATTACCCTAACCAATATCAACTCGGCCCAAGCCGATTTTGGCCCCGCTTTTTACAAAGAAGGCATTGTATATGCCAGCGAAACGGGGGTAAGGTTTAATGTTGAATATAATTGGCGCGAACGCCCATTTTTAGACTTGTTTTATGCGCAATTAGAAAACCAAGAAAACCCCGCCGAATTTAAAAAAGGCGAAAATTTTAAAGGCCAAGTAAATACCTGGGTACACGAGGGAACGGTAACTTTTACCGAAGATGGTCAAACAATGTACTTTTGCCGCAATAATTTTGAAAAAGGTAAATTAGGTTACGACAAAGTTGGCGGCGATGTAGGTTACAACGTAAAAGATGCCATGAAAACCGTAAAACTTCAAATTTTTGAGTCAAAACTTAAAGGCGAAAAATGGGAAGAAGTAAAAGGTTTGCCCTTTAACAGCGACCAATACTCGGTAGGGCACCCCGCCCTTAGCCCCGACGGACAGGCTTTGTACTTTATATCGGATATGCCAGGTGGTTATGGCATGACCGATGTTTACGTAGCATATAAAAATGGCGATAGCTGGGGCACACCCGAAAACCTTGGTCCGGAAATTAATACCGAAGGCCGCGAAATGTTTCCTTTTATAAGTGCCGATGGCGCCTTGTACTTCTCGTCAGATGCTTTGCCCGGATTAGGTGGCCTCGATATTTTTTCGACTAAATTACAACCCGATGGCACTTGGAGTGCAGCCGAAAATTTGCGCTACCCCGTAAATACAAACAGCGACGATTTTGCATTCATTATCAATAAAGAAAATGAGCGCGGTTATTTTTCATCGAACCGCCCTGGCGGCGCTGGCGACGACGACATTTATACCTTTACCCGACTTAGTAATATTATGACGGGTATTGTGGTAGATTGCGAAACCGGCGACCTTATTAACGGCGCCTTAGTAAAATTAATGGAAGGCGAAAAAATTATGCAAAAAGCCAAAACACAGGCAAATGGCATGTTTACCTTTCCGCTTCAGCCCGGCAAAAGCTATACTGTTGTAGCCACTAAAGCCGGATACGATGAAGGCAAAGAAGAGATTAAAGTAGATACCAAAGGCCGCCAAATTGAACTAAAAATACCAATTTGCCCCGAAGGCGCAGGTAAAAACTGTATCATTGTGGGTAAAGTTTTTGACAAAGAAACTAAAGAGCCTGTTGATAAAGCAACTGTTAAACTTGTAAATTCAAAAACCAACGACGAGCTAACATTTGTAACCGGAGCCGACGGCACCTATACTTTTAATGTCGAATCGGAAACTGACTACACCGTGTATGCCCAAAAAGACAAATATTTTACCGTTACCAAAACCGTTAGCACCATAGGCAAAAAATGTAGTGCAAAAGACCCAATTACAGTTGAAGATATTGAAATTACTAAAATGCCACCGGTAGTACCCGACCCAAATTCTCCGGATGGTACAAAACAAACCCCCGATGGAACTAAATACATTCCAATTGATGGTAGTAGCCTACCTCCAATTATTGATAACGGCCAATATAACCCAATTTTAGGCGACGCCTTAAACCATATTTATTATGATTTTGACAAACACTATATTCGCAAAGATGCCCGCCCCGAATTAGACAAAGTAGTGAAATTTATGTATGACAATCCCGCCTTAGTAGTTGAACTTAGGGCACATACTGACTCGCGTGGCTCGCATGAGTATAATCAAGCCCTTTCAGACCGCCGCGCAGCCTCAGCACGGTCATATATTACTAAACGAGGTATTTCTAACGATAGACTAAACTCGCAAGGCTACGGCGAAACCCAGCTAACCAACGAATGTGCTGACGGCGTAAACTGCAATAACGCTAAACACCAAGATAATCGTCGCACCGAGTTTGTATTATTAGGCGTAGTTCCTGGATTACAAGGCAATATGAGTGTGCCAAGGTATTACTACGAAACCGACAAACATCGAGGCAAAAACTACTATAAAAATGGCAATGGTAGTTACAGCGGTGGTGAAACTGGCTACAATGAAAGCAATAGCAGTTCTTCGTCCTACACATCATCATCAACATCATCACCATCAGGCAACATTACTTATTCAAGTGGCTCAACTTATTACGATAATAGCAGCATGAACACTGGCAGCACTTATTCATCCGGAAGCAGCTATAGCTCAGAGGCAACTACGGGCAATTATACCGGAAACACAGGTACTACCTCCTCTGGAAATTTGTTTTACCAAGGCAGCACTGGTAGCGGCAAAACTTTAGATTGTTGCTATACCCCCGCTACAGGTGGCTACTCTTCAGGGCCAGCAACTTCTGGAATAGAATACAAAATACAACTTGATGTTCAAAGTTCGCCAAATATGGGCAATTACAGCACACTTAGCGACTTAGGCACTCTTATAGCTGAACCCGGCGCTAACGGCATGCAACGTGTTATGCTTAGTGGTTATAAATCGCAAGCCGATGTTGAGGCCGCACTTATGCAGGTTCATAGCCGCGAATTTAAAGATGCCTTTATTGCTACCTACCAAAATGGTATGCGCGTTGGACAATAA
- a CDS encoding glycogen/starch synthase — protein sequence MSVKKRILSISHMILPYLGEDTAIGQISSKLPLFLSDQQGHELRVLTPRFGAINERRHRLHEVVRLSGINIIINEDDFPLIIKVASMPGSRLQVYFLENEDYYKRRAVLTDDDGNFFDDNAERMIFFCRGVLETVRKFGWAPDVIHCHGWMTSLVPWYVKTFYNNVPVFSNSKVIYSVYDNEFEGTLNQESFKLKATMKGGNPADLEAFGNTSNNDLHKAAINWADAVVTATTNSQIDADLDNFIKNKKDLLFLDHYADDNYLGAYKNLYQQLFDLGEQTQ from the coding sequence ATGAGCGTAAAAAAACGGATACTTTCCATTTCTCACATGATACTGCCCTACTTGGGCGAAGATACTGCCATTGGGCAAATATCGAGCAAATTACCACTTTTTCTGTCAGACCAGCAAGGCCATGAATTGCGCGTGCTAACACCCCGATTTGGAGCTATTAACGAGCGCCGACACCGGCTGCACGAGGTTGTACGCCTTTCGGGGATTAATATAATTATAAACGAGGATGATTTTCCACTTATAATTAAGGTGGCATCAATGCCAGGATCGCGTTTACAAGTATATTTTTTAGAGAATGAAGATTATTACAAACGTCGCGCTGTTTTAACCGATGATGATGGGAATTTTTTTGATGACAATGCCGAGCGTATGATTTTCTTTTGCCGAGGCGTGCTCGAAACAGTGCGCAAGTTTGGCTGGGCGCCCGATGTAATACACTGCCACGGCTGGATGACAAGCTTAGTGCCCTGGTACGTAAAAACGTTTTATAATAATGTGCCCGTTTTTTCGAATTCAAAGGTAATATACTCGGTTTACGACAACGAGTTTGAAGGCACTTTAAATCAGGAAAGTTTTAAACTAAAAGCAACCATGAAAGGTGGCAACCCGGCCGACCTCGAAGCCTTTGGCAATACAAGTAATAACGATTTGCATAAAGCAGCTATTAACTGGGCCGATGCCGTAGTTACCGCCACTACTAACAGCCAAATTGATGCCGACTTAGACAATTTTATCAAAAACAAAAAAGATCTGCTTTTTTTAGACCATTACGCCGACGATAATTACTTAGGCGCGTACAAAAACCTATATCAACAACTTTTTGATTTGGGCGAACAAACGCAATAG
- a CDS encoding DUF4270 domain-containing protein: protein MKFAFLRYFCLFFLGISTIFFANSCGETSTLGLDLIEPEQYIDALKTDTLQLWVNTIPSDSLITSLINNQERNFLLGAINNDPYFGQSAAHLYTQVRLTQNNLNLPNDATLDSVVLVLAYASEIPYGTKYAPNTVRVYELTEPMDADTTYYQNQTLAHNPTPLTEKSGFVHRYTDSLAINTVLKNKAGKDSVVTKINVAPQLRFTLPNEIGERIINETDTAKFANSEAFSKFIKGFYFEADAANQNIAYFSLFNPQSRLVLYYHTNGVFTTVDFPMGANTAVFNHYEHNYSGYPAGNALAQPAPNGNEQLFLKSMAGLGFELKIPNLNKLGNIVVNKAELEMYIVPQTNYTYQTPGELTFTPVDTSGKVITSFARNAQRNTSDTTWLNIAPIPVTNSRYTLLLTEYLQQKLIEPQITNAADRFFINRQVLRADRVLIAGPNYPNPAYRMKLNLIYTPVK, encoded by the coding sequence ATGAAATTTGCTTTTTTGCGTTATTTTTGCCTGTTTTTTTTAGGCATTTCAACTATATTTTTTGCAAATAGCTGCGGCGAAACAAGCACATTAGGCCTCGACTTAATTGAACCCGAACAATACATAGATGCCCTTAAAACCGATACTTTGCAGTTGTGGGTTAATACTATACCCAGCGACTCGTTAATTACCAGCCTCATTAACAACCAAGAACGCAACTTTTTGCTGGGGGCAATTAACAACGACCCCTATTTTGGCCAATCGGCTGCCCACCTGTACACACAAGTACGGCTAACACAAAATAACTTAAATTTGCCCAACGATGCCACCTTAGATTCGGTCGTGTTGGTGTTGGCCTATGCCTCCGAAATTCCCTATGGCACAAAATATGCACCAAACACCGTGCGTGTTTACGAGCTTACCGAACCAATGGATGCCGATACTACGTATTACCAAAATCAAACTTTAGCCCACAATCCAACGCCTTTAACCGAAAAATCAGGTTTTGTACATCGTTATACCGACTCATTGGCCATAAACACCGTACTTAAAAACAAAGCCGGAAAAGACTCGGTCGTAACCAAAATAAATGTTGCCCCCCAACTGCGCTTTACCTTGCCAAACGAAATTGGCGAACGCATAATAAACGAAACCGATACAGCAAAATTTGCCAATAGCGAAGCATTTTCTAAATTTATTAAAGGATTTTACTTCGAGGCCGATGCTGCCAACCAAAATATTGCCTATTTTAGCCTGTTCAACCCCCAATCAAGGTTAGTTTTATACTATCACACCAACGGCGTATTTACTACCGTTGATTTTCCAATGGGAGCAAATACCGCCGTCTTTAACCACTACGAGCACAATTACTCCGGATACCCCGCCGGCAATGCCCTTGCCCAACCTGCCCCAAATGGCAACGAACAACTGTTTTTAAAATCAATGGCCGGATTGGGCTTCGAATTAAAAATTCCGAACTTAAATAAATTAGGAAATATTGTGGTAAACAAAGCCGAGTTAGAAATGTATATCGTTCCGCAAACAAATTATACCTACCAGACCCCAGGCGAGCTTACTTTTACGCCTGTTGATACCTCCGGAAAAGTTATAACAAGCTTTGCACGCAATGCCCAACGCAATACCTCCGACACCACTTGGTTAAACATCGCTCCAATTCCTGTTACAAACAGCCGTTATACCTTATTGCTAACCGAGTACTTGCAGCAAAAATTAATTGAACCACAAATAACCAACGCTGCCGACCGCTTTTTTATTAACCGGCAGGTTTTACGCGCCGACCGCGTGTTAATTGCCGGGCCAAATTATCCAAACCCAGCTTATCGTATGAAATTAAACCTAATTTACACGCCTGTAAAATAA